Genomic segment of Pseudothermotoga sp.:
TGATGCCCGAATGGTTTTTCCATCGAATTTCGAAAGACTCACTTCATCGAAAACCAGTAAGCCTATCGCCGGTACACGTTTGAGGAGTTCCACGTGACCTGGACGTTGCTTTATCTCATAAGTCAATTCGTTTCCCATAGGATAACCATAATGTTCACCGTCTTTAACGGTTTTTGAGTTGGTCATGTCGTAGACTACACCGAAAGCCGCCACGTAAGCTTTGCTTTTATTCCTTCCATTGAAGCGGGCAAGCTGTTCCACCCTGAAAACGAGTACTCCAAAAGGTTTAACTCTGCTGAGTAATCTGGTTCCATGTGGGGAGAGTTTCACTATGTCGTGAGTGAGTTCTTCACCTGCACTGTGCCTGTTTTGGTGAACACCATTTCTCCAACGAGCTGACGTGGAAACATCGTACACGATCCCATTCACAGCGACTAAGGCAGGCTTACCTTTGCCGTCGTGAGTTTTCAGTTCGTCAATGTTGATCGCTAGGAAACCCACGAACGTGGAGTCGTTCAACAACTTTGGATCGACTTCTGCACGTGTGAGAAATTTCTTGGGAGCTTTGATTCTATAGACTACACCCTCTACTGAGACGAACTCGTCCGTTTCCATGAGCCTCTGTAAACTTATCAGCGGAAATTGGCCTTTGAACTGAGTGATATCGAAGTTCGTAAGATCCTGCGCCAAAATCACAACCGACAAAAAGATCACCAAAAACAGAATGATCTTTTTCACAAACATCACCTCAATTTGATTCTATCACAATAATGAATCTCATTTGATCTAAACATGACAGAACAAAAACAAATCATTCTTGTAAATCTATTAACTTAGTAACTCTTTGGGTTTTCGAAAGGGGTGTTCATAAAACCTGAACACCGACAAATGTCTTTCAGAACACACGAACCACATCTTGGATTATTCTTTTTACAAGTTCTTTTTGCATGTTCTACGATCAGTGCGTGAAATTCTTTCATAGTATAGACATCCTCAATCACTGAGTGGAACACGCGTTGTATTTCAACATAACTTGCCTTGTCGCTCAGCAATCCAAGTCTGTTCAAAATCCTTCTGGTGTAATTATCTACAACGAAGTATGGGCGATCAAACGCATACAAAAGAATAGAATCTGCCGTTTCTGGTCCTATTCCATCCACAGCTAACAGTTCTTCTCTTTTGAGGTTACTTTTGATCTTTTCAAAATCGAAGTCATACTCGGAAAGTTTTGTAAGAAGTCTTTTGAGCCTTTTCGATTTTACTCTCCAAAATCCAGCAGGCCTTATAAGTTGTGCGAGATCTTCTTCCGATATTTCCAACATTTTCTGCGGATCTAAAACACCATTCTTTTTTAGATTATCGATGGCTTTTTCCACATTCCTCCAGGCTGTGTTTTGAGTGAGCACGGCTCCAACAACGATCTCAAACCAGCTCTCAGCTGGCCACCAACCTTGAGGACCATACGCTTCATAAAGCCTTTGGTAGATATCTTTCAGCAGGTACAATTGAAAATCCTCCCGATCTTTGAATGCTATCATAAACGTAGGAGGTGAAAAAAGTGAGAACAAACAAAGAAAAGTTAGTCATGATCTCCGTGCAAGGAACGATCGTGAAACCCGAACACACAGGAAGGCATGCCGTTGCACACGATGGTAAACCCTTCATGCTTCCTGGAACGGGTGGTATCACTTATAACGTGAAGGTGGGTGATCCTGCTTTCGGTTGGGCTGCAGATCACGTTGAACCGGGAGTTTCCACGATCCTCGATCAAGAAAAACGCGAATCTGGTCCAAACAAAGGTTACAATTTTTACGCATGTATCGGTAATGAAGCGAGAGTTGTGACAGGAGATGCCAAGGGGGCGAAGGGTGTAGTTACTGGCCATCATGGTGGGGCAGAGCACGTTTTGATAGACTTTCCTGATGAAGTCTTAGAAAAGTTGACACTCGATGATAAGATCCTCATAAAGGCTTTCGGTCAAGGCTTAGAATTGCTCGATTATCCTGATGTTCACGTGTATAACATTGACCCAAATCTCTTTGAAAAACTCGGAATAGTTGAGAAAAACGGTAAATTGCTCGTTCCAGTCGTAGCCGTCGTGCCTTCGTATTTGATGGGTTCTGGCATCGGTTCAACGAGCATGGGCACAGGTGATTACGATATCATGACGGCAGATCGAGAAGCTCTGAAGGAAAACAACTTAATGAACCTTCGCTTTGGAGATATTGTTTTTATTCAAGATCATGATAACAGCTATGGTCGTTGCTACCGAAAAGGTGCGGCAAGCGTTGGGGTGATCATTCACAGTGATTGCAAATATGCAGGTCATGGCCCTGGCGTGACCATATTCATGACATGCGCAAAACCGTTGATCGAACCAGTCATAGATGCAGATGCGAACATAGGTAAAATACTGAAAATTGGTAGATATAGAGGATGATTTTTTTTAAAAAGCCCCATCTTGTTGCA
This window contains:
- a CDS encoding cytochrome B5 → MKKIILFLVIFLSVVILAQDLTNFDITQFKGQFPLISLQRLMETDEFVSVEGVVYRIKAPKKFLTRAEVDPKLLNDSTFVGFLAINIDELKTHDGKGKPALVAVNGIVYDVSTSARWRNGVHQNRHSAGEELTHDIVKLSPHGTRLLSRVKPFGVLVFRVEQLARFNGRNKSKAYVAAFGVVYDMTNSKTVKDGEHYGYPMGNELTYEIKQRPGHVELLKRVPAIGLLVFDEVSLSKFDGKTIRASVQKQVHKAFIMVADRVYDVTDVTDWREKLGLNEDEHPGRDYTIHFECELGETCSHEHPDPAILKEFSIVGFRML
- a CDS encoding DUF4438 domain-containing protein, with protein sequence MRTNKEKLVMISVQGTIVKPEHTGRHAVAHDGKPFMLPGTGGITYNVKVGDPAFGWAADHVEPGVSTILDQEKRESGPNKGYNFYACIGNEARVVTGDAKGAKGVVTGHHGGAEHVLIDFPDEVLEKLTLDDKILIKAFGQGLELLDYPDVHVYNIDPNLFEKLGIVEKNGKLLVPVVAVVPSYLMGSGIGSTSMGTGDYDIMTADREALKENNLMNLRFGDIVFIQDHDNSYGRCYRKGAASVGVIIHSDCKYAGHGPGVTIFMTCAKPLIEPVIDADANIGKILKIGRYRG
- a CDS encoding endonuclease III domain-containing protein encodes the protein MYLLKDIYQRLYEAYGPQGWWPAESWFEIVVGAVLTQNTAWRNVEKAIDNLKKNGVLDPQKMLEISEEDLAQLIRPAGFWRVKSKRLKRLLTKLSEYDFDFEKIKSNLKREELLAVDGIGPETADSILLYAFDRPYFVVDNYTRRILNRLGLLSDKASYVEIQRVFHSVIEDVYTMKEFHALIVEHAKRTCKKNNPRCGSCVLKDICRCSGFMNTPFENPKSY